From Ancylobacter pratisalsi, one genomic window encodes:
- the rsfS gene encoding ribosome silencing factor has product MALSAAASTPATAPVSEPRYDAEEILALALARLEDDKAEDIIHIELRGKTTIADYMVVATGRSQRHVGALAEHLAEAFKARGVKGVRIEGLPAADWVLIDASDVIVHIFQPEVRGFYNIEKMWSGALAGGSARTTRD; this is encoded by the coding sequence ATGGCGCTCTCAGCAGCCGCCTCCACCCCGGCGACTGCACCCGTCTCCGAACCGCGTTACGACGCTGAGGAGATTCTGGCCCTCGCTCTGGCCCGTCTTGAAGACGACAAGGCCGAGGACATCATTCACATCGAACTGCGCGGCAAGACGACCATCGCCGATTACATGGTGGTGGCCACTGGCCGTTCCCAGCGTCATGTCGGCGCTCTCGCGGAGCACCTCGCCGAAGCGTTCAAGGCGCGCGGCGTGAAGGGGGTGCGCATCGAGGGCCTGCCGGCGGCCGACTGGGTGCTGATCGATGCCAGCGATGTCATCGTCCACATCTTCCAGCCGGAAGTGCGGGGCTTCTACAATATCGAGAAGATGTGGTCGGGCGCCCTCGCGGGCGGGTCGGCACGCACGACGCGCGACTGA
- a CDS encoding host attachment protein: protein MSTSYDKIKIEAGAWVVVCDGRKALILCNKGDATFPNLRTHLVYEQENPPTSAQGTDAPGRVHQSASPARSSVEPTDWHDEAERDFLRDLAGKLDAALTAGEAQSLVIVAAPRALGVLRPLYSPALKTAITAEVDRDMVKLPVYEIEKHLAA from the coding sequence ATGAGCACCAGTTACGACAAGATCAAGATCGAAGCCGGCGCATGGGTCGTGGTGTGCGACGGGCGCAAGGCGCTGATCCTGTGCAACAAGGGCGACGCCACCTTCCCCAATCTGCGCACCCATCTGGTGTACGAGCAGGAGAATCCGCCGACGAGCGCGCAGGGCACGGACGCGCCCGGCCGGGTGCACCAGTCCGCGAGCCCCGCGCGCTCCTCGGTGGAGCCGACCGACTGGCATGACGAGGCCGAACGCGACTTCCTGCGCGACCTGGCCGGCAAGCTCGACGCGGCCCTCACGGCGGGCGAAGCGCAGTCGCTCGTCATCGTCGCCGCCCCGCGCGCGCTGGGCGTGCTGCGCCCGCTCTACAGTCCGGCGCTGAAGACCGCGATCACCGCCGAGGTCGATCGCGACATGGTCAAGCTGCCGGTCTACGAGATCGAAAAGCACCTCGCCGCCTGA
- a CDS encoding cob(I)yrinic acid a,c-diamide adenosyltransferase: protein MVVLNRIYTRTGDDGTTALGTGERRAKYDLRVSAYGTVDETNAVIGVARLHTGAGSGPAEEAIAKAAFAANPIETMLAQGVFADIDAMLARVQNDLFDLGADLATPDTGETLDYEPLRIVATQVDKLERDIDLLNASLKPLRSFVLPAGTPAAAHLHVARTVCRRAERMVVELAQSPGEVVSPTAVTYLNRLSDLLFVMSRVANARAGGSSPGDVLWVPAAGRGE, encoded by the coding sequence ATGGTGGTCCTCAACCGCATCTACACCCGCACCGGCGACGATGGCACGACCGCGCTCGGCACCGGCGAGCGACGGGCCAAATACGACCTGCGCGTGAGCGCCTACGGCACGGTGGACGAGACCAACGCCGTGATTGGCGTGGCGCGGCTGCACACCGGCGCGGGCTCGGGTCCCGCCGAGGAAGCGATCGCCAAGGCCGCCTTTGCCGCCAACCCCATCGAGACCATGCTCGCCCAGGGCGTGTTCGCCGACATCGACGCCATGCTGGCGCGGGTCCAGAATGACCTGTTCGACCTCGGCGCCGACCTCGCCACCCCCGACACCGGCGAGACGCTGGATTACGAACCGCTGCGCATCGTCGCCACGCAAGTGGACAAGCTGGAGCGCGACATCGACCTGCTCAATGCTTCGCTGAAGCCGCTACGCTCGTTCGTACTGCCGGCGGGTACCCCGGCGGCCGCGCATCTGCATGTCGCGCGCACCGTGTGCCGGCGCGCCGAGCGCATGGTCGTCGAACTCGCGCAGAGCCCGGGCGAGGTCGTGTCCCCGACTGCGGTGACCTACCTGAACCGCCTGTCGGACCTGCTTTTCGTCATGAGCCGGGTGGCGAATGCCCGCGCTGGCGGATCATCGCCGGGTGACGTGCTGTGGGTGCCGGCAGCAGGAAGGGGCGAGTGA
- a CDS encoding glutamate-5-semialdehyde dehydrogenase, with translation MAEIGVRARAAARVLATAPAAVKQAGLIAAASAIRREAETILAANAEDVAAAKASGMGASMLDRLTLTADRLEATARGVEEIAALADPVGTVTESWERPNGLKLERVRTPLGVVGVIYESRPNVTADAGSLCLKAGNAVILRGGSDSFHSSRAIHAAMVRGLVSAGLPADAIQLVPTRDRAAVGEMLAGLGGNVDVIVPRGGKSLVARVQSEARVPVFAHLEGLVHIYIDKDADLDKAIGIVRNAKLRRTSVCGAAETLLIDRAGSDTLLAPLVTMLLDEGCAVRGDAAVQAVDPRVAAASEEDWRTEYLDAVIAAKLVDGVKDAIDHIETYGSHHTDAVVTENQAVAEAFLAEVDSAIVMHNASTQFADGGEFGFGGEIGIATGRMHARGPVGAEQLTSFKYRVRGTGQIRP, from the coding sequence ATGGCCGAGATCGGCGTCCGTGCCCGTGCGGCCGCCCGCGTGCTGGCCACCGCGCCGGCGGCGGTTAAGCAGGCGGGCCTGATCGCCGCCGCGAGTGCCATTCGCCGCGAGGCGGAGACGATCCTCGCCGCCAATGCCGAGGACGTCGCCGCCGCCAAGGCCTCCGGCATGGGCGCCTCCATGCTCGACCGCCTCACCCTCACCGCCGATCGCCTTGAAGCGACGGCGCGCGGTGTTGAGGAGATCGCCGCCCTTGCCGACCCGGTGGGCACGGTAACCGAGAGCTGGGAGCGCCCGAACGGCCTGAAGCTGGAGCGCGTGCGCACCCCGCTCGGCGTCGTTGGCGTGATCTATGAGAGCCGTCCCAACGTCACCGCCGATGCCGGGAGCCTGTGCCTCAAGGCCGGAAATGCGGTGATCCTGCGTGGCGGCTCGGACAGCTTCCATTCCAGCCGGGCGATCCATGCCGCAATGGTGAGGGGCCTGGTCTCGGCGGGCCTGCCGGCGGATGCGATCCAGCTCGTTCCCACTCGCGACCGCGCGGCGGTGGGCGAGATGTTGGCCGGGCTCGGCGGCAATGTGGATGTGATCGTGCCGCGCGGGGGCAAAAGCCTGGTGGCGCGGGTGCAGAGCGAGGCCCGAGTGCCGGTGTTCGCGCATCTGGAAGGGCTCGTTCACATCTATATCGACAAGGACGCCGATCTGGACAAGGCGATCGGCATCGTGCGCAACGCCAAGCTGCGCCGTACCAGCGTCTGCGGGGCGGCCGAGACGCTTCTGATCGATCGTGCCGGATCCGACACGCTCCTCGCGCCGCTGGTCACCATGCTGCTTGATGAGGGCTGCGCCGTGCGCGGCGACGCGGCGGTGCAGGCGGTCGATCCGCGCGTCGCCGCCGCGAGCGAGGAGGACTGGCGCACCGAGTATCTCGACGCGGTGATCGCGGCGAAGCTGGTGGACGGCGTGAAGGACGCGATCGATCACATCGAGACCTATGGCTCGCACCACACCGACGCCGTCGTGACCGAGAATCAGGCGGTGGCGGAAGCCTTCCTTGCCGAGGTCGATTCAGCCATCGTCATGCACAACGCCTCGACCCAGTTCGCCGATGGCGGCGAGTTCGGGTTCGGTGGCGAGATCGGCATTGCCACCGGGCGGATGCATGCGCGCGGGCCGGTGGGCGCCGAACAGCTCACCTCGTTCAAGTATCGGGTGCGCGGCACCGGCCAGATCCGGCCGTGA
- a CDS encoding twin transmembrane helix small protein has translation MDLVTIAKFVILPIALGAVAVVLILGLTNMARGGSPLRSQKLMQWRVLLQAVALCFVLATIILMNHG, from the coding sequence ATGGATCTCGTGACCATCGCCAAATTCGTCATCCTGCCGATCGCGCTGGGCGCGGTCGCCGTCGTGCTCATTCTGGGCCTGACCAACATGGCGCGGGGAGGCTCCCCGCTCCGATCGCAGAAGCTGATGCAGTGGCGCGTGCTGCTGCAGGCGGTGGCGCTCTGCTTCGTGCTGGCGACCATCATCCTCATGAACCACGGCTGA
- the rlmH gene encoding 23S rRNA (pseudouridine(1915)-N(3))-methyltransferase RlmH, translating to MRLLVVAVGRMKTGPERELCARYLDRASKSGRALGLSGPDVVEIAESAARRPEDRMADEGVGLIAALPGEMAVLALDPRGSEVSSEQLAADVAGLRDRGVRALSFVIGGADGLSEAARGRADRLIAFGRATFPHQLVRVMMAEQIYRVTTILSGHPYHKG from the coding sequence GTGAGGCTGCTGGTTGTTGCGGTGGGCCGGATGAAGACCGGGCCCGAGCGAGAGCTCTGTGCGCGTTATCTCGACCGCGCCTCGAAGTCCGGACGCGCCCTCGGGTTGTCCGGCCCGGATGTGGTCGAGATCGCGGAAAGCGCCGCCCGCCGCCCCGAGGACCGCATGGCCGACGAGGGTGTGGGGCTGATTGCCGCGCTTCCGGGCGAGATGGCGGTTCTCGCGCTTGATCCGCGCGGGTCGGAAGTCAGCAGCGAACAGCTCGCCGCCGATGTCGCCGGCCTGCGCGATCGTGGCGTGCGGGCGCTGTCCTTCGTCATCGGTGGCGCCGATGGCCTCAGCGAGGCGGCGCGGGGGCGCGCGGACCGGCTGATCGCCTTCGGACGCGCCACCTTTCCGCACCAGCTGGTTCGGGTGATGATGGCCGAGCAGATCTACCGCGTGACCACGATCCTCTCCGGCCATCCCTATCACAAGGGCTGA
- a CDS encoding nicotinate-nucleotide adenylyltransferase translates to MSPASPASQTRIPPLAAGMRIGLYGGSFNPPHAAHRAASLLALKRLGLDQVWWLVTPGNPLKDNNGLPPLAERLGAARRVANHPRLVPTGLEVGLGTRYSHDTVAALTRRFPRVRFVWLMGADNLASFDRWQRWKDIAELVPIAVIDRPGCTFPAIASPAATALRRWRIGEEDAGRLTTVKPPAWVFLHGLKSPLSSTQLRAAASRND, encoded by the coding sequence GTGAGTCCGGCGTCGCCGGCGTCGCAGACCCGCATTCCCCCCTTGGCCGCGGGCATGCGGATCGGGCTTTACGGGGGCAGTTTCAACCCGCCCCATGCGGCGCATCGCGCGGCGAGCCTGCTGGCGCTGAAGCGGCTCGGGCTTGATCAGGTCTGGTGGCTGGTCACGCCCGGCAACCCGCTGAAGGACAATAACGGCCTGCCGCCACTTGCCGAACGGCTTGGTGCGGCGCGCCGGGTGGCGAACCATCCCCGCCTGGTGCCCACCGGGCTCGAGGTGGGGCTGGGCACACGCTACAGCCACGACACCGTGGCGGCGCTCACGCGGCGCTTCCCGCGGGTGCGCTTCGTGTGGTTGATGGGGGCGGACAATCTTGCCTCCTTCGACCGCTGGCAGCGCTGGAAGGACATTGCGGAACTTGTGCCGATCGCGGTCATCGACCGGCCCGGCTGCACCTTTCCCGCGATCGCCTCGCCAGCCGCGACCGCGCTCCGGCGCTGGCGGATCGGCGAGGAAGACGCTGGTCGCCTCACGACCGTCAAGCCGCCCGCGTGGGTGTTTCTTCACGGCCTGAAGTCACCGCTTTCCTCGACGCAGCTGCGTGCGGCGGCGTCGAGAAATGACTGA
- a CDS encoding YihY/virulence factor BrkB family protein, whose protein sequence is MIRVFDIAWDAFWRFVEDDGWAISSHIALSALMSLFPFLIFVTSLAAFFDFKNLADETVQLMLEAWPSQVAAPIGSEIRNVLTQVRTDVLTFGVILALYFSSNGIESLRIGLNRAYGVRESRAWYWLRLESIGYVVVGAAGLLALSFLVVLGPVLWLAAVRWVPALQPFGWIITFLRYAATSAILIVALVVAHMWLPAGRRTLAEVAPGILVTLGLWLAAGAAFGRYLAEFAGNYVTTYAGLASVMIALVFLYTTASIFVYGGELNAAMRRSREGRL, encoded by the coding sequence TTGATTCGTGTCTTCGACATCGCCTGGGACGCCTTCTGGCGCTTCGTCGAGGACGACGGCTGGGCCATTTCGAGCCACATTGCGCTCTCCGCGCTGATGTCGCTGTTCCCCTTTCTCATTTTCGTGACCTCGCTGGCGGCCTTCTTCGACTTCAAGAATCTCGCCGACGAAACGGTCCAGCTGATGCTGGAAGCCTGGCCGTCGCAGGTCGCGGCCCCGATCGGCAGCGAGATCCGCAACGTGCTGACCCAGGTCCGCACGGATGTGCTGACCTTCGGTGTCATTCTGGCACTCTACTTCTCTTCCAACGGCATCGAGAGCCTGCGCATCGGGCTCAACCGCGCCTATGGCGTACGCGAGAGCCGTGCCTGGTACTGGCTGCGCCTCGAATCGATCGGCTATGTCGTGGTCGGCGCCGCCGGCCTGCTGGCGCTGTCGTTTCTGGTCGTGCTCGGCCCGGTGCTGTGGCTGGCGGCGGTGAGATGGGTGCCGGCGCTGCAGCCCTTCGGATGGATCATCACCTTCCTGCGCTACGCGGCGACTTCGGCCATCCTGATCGTCGCCCTGGTGGTGGCGCATATGTGGCTGCCGGCCGGGCGGCGCACCCTGGCCGAGGTGGCACCCGGCATCCTGGTCACGCTCGGCCTGTGGCTGGCGGCCGGTGCCGCCTTCGGCCGCTATCTCGCCGAGTTCGCCGGAAACTACGTCACCACTTATGCGGGCCTCGCCTCGGTTATGATCGCGCTGGTCTTCCTCTACACCACCGCCTCGATCTTCGTTTATGGCGGCGAACTGAACGCGGCGATGCGCCGCTCCCGCGAAGGCCGGCTCTAG
- a CDS encoding electron transfer flavoprotein subunit beta/FixA family protein has product MKILVPVKRVVDYNVKIRVKPDGSGVELTNIKMSMNPFDEIAVEEALRLKEAGKASEVIAVSVGPAKTDETIRTALAMGADRGIWVKTDEAGIEPLTIAKILKKLVEEEAPGLVILGKQAIDDDCNQTGQMLSALLGWPQATFASKVVVGEGTVDVTREIDGGLQTVSLDLPAVLTTDLRLNEPRYASLPNIMKAKKKPIAEKTPAEWGIDLTPRLVVLSTTEPTSRTAGKKVTSVAELVGDLKQSGVL; this is encoded by the coding sequence ATGAAGATACTGGTGCCCGTGAAGCGGGTGGTCGACTACAATGTGAAGATCCGCGTGAAGCCGGACGGTTCCGGCGTGGAACTCACCAATATCAAGATGTCGATGAACCCCTTCGACGAGATAGCCGTCGAAGAGGCGTTGCGGCTGAAGGAAGCCGGCAAGGCGAGCGAAGTCATCGCCGTCTCGGTGGGGCCGGCCAAGACCGACGAGACCATCCGCACCGCTCTCGCCATGGGCGCCGATCGGGGCATCTGGGTGAAGACCGACGAGGCCGGCATCGAGCCGCTCACCATCGCCAAGATCCTGAAGAAGCTGGTCGAGGAGGAGGCGCCCGGCCTCGTCATTCTCGGCAAGCAGGCGATCGACGACGACTGCAACCAGACCGGCCAGATGCTTTCGGCGCTGCTGGGCTGGCCGCAGGCGACCTTTGCCTCCAAGGTCGTCGTCGGCGAGGGAACGGTGGACGTCACCCGCGAGATCGACGGCGGCCTTCAGACGGTCAGCCTCGACCTGCCGGCGGTGCTGACCACGGATCTGCGACTTAACGAACCGCGCTATGCCAGCCTGCCCAATATCATGAAGGCCAAGAAGAAGCCGATCGCGGAGAAGACGCCGGCCGAGTGGGGCATCGACCTCACCCCCCGCCTCGTCGTGCTGTCCACCACCGAACCGACCAGCCGCACCGCCGGCAAGAAGGTGACCTCGGTCGCCGAACTCGTCGGCGATCTCAAGCAGTCGGGAGTGCTCTGA
- a CDS encoding TspO/MBR family protein: MKTLSFFRLVLAVGLCLAVGALGSLATTPQIPTWYATLAKPSWTPPDAVFPIVWTTLYVLMAVTLWRLWQLHAPSSHRRLAVVLWLVQLALNAVWSQVFFGLEAIVWALAVIVMLWIAILATILACARIDRIAAWLMAPYLVWVSYALALNAAIVAMN; encoded by the coding sequence ATGAAGACCCTGTCCTTCTTCCGCCTCGTCCTGGCGGTGGGGCTCTGCCTCGCGGTCGGGGCGCTGGGCTCACTGGCTACCACCCCCCAGATCCCGACCTGGTACGCGACCCTCGCCAAGCCCTCCTGGACACCGCCGGACGCGGTGTTCCCGATCGTCTGGACCACGCTCTACGTTCTGATGGCCGTGACCCTGTGGCGGCTGTGGCAGCTCCACGCGCCCTCGTCCCACCGCCGCCTTGCGGTCGTGCTGTGGCTGGTCCAGCTCGCGCTGAACGCCGTGTGGTCGCAGGTGTTCTTCGGCCTGGAAGCCATCGTCTGGGCGCTGGCGGTGATCGTGATGCTGTGGATCGCGATCCTCGCCACCATTCTGGCCTGCGCGCGGATCGACCGCATAGCGGCCTGGCTCATGGCGCCCTATCTGGTCTGGGTGTCCTATGCGCTGGCGCTGAATGCTGCCATTGTCGCCATGAACTGA
- a CDS encoding rhomboid family intramembrane serine protease — protein sequence MLLPINDDNPLEGITHAYVTWGLIAANILVFVLFQHGYQAEIDVPSAFGYGVIPVVVNHTAVLPAEYVRLPSELTLVTYMFLHGGWLHLIGNMAFLWVFGDNVEDALGHVRFLAFYLLCGVAGGLTHSLAMPDSASPLVGASAGVSGLVGAYLMLHPNVRIWVLMFLRVPLRVPAAWPLGAWIGFQLWSLATTTDQETAWWAHIGGLVAGAVLVVFMRRKGVPLWVTTRDGTPEGTPPV from the coding sequence ATGCTGCTGCCCATCAATGATGACAACCCGCTGGAAGGCATCACCCACGCCTATGTGACCTGGGGGCTGATCGCGGCCAACATACTGGTCTTCGTTCTTTTCCAGCACGGCTACCAGGCCGAGATCGACGTGCCCTCCGCCTTTGGCTATGGCGTCATTCCGGTGGTGGTGAACCACACCGCCGTGCTGCCCGCCGAATATGTGCGTCTGCCCTCCGAGCTGACGCTGGTCACCTACATGTTCCTGCACGGCGGCTGGCTGCATCTCATCGGCAACATGGCCTTCCTCTGGGTGTTCGGCGACAACGTGGAAGACGCGCTGGGCCATGTGCGCTTCCTTGCCTTCTACCTGCTGTGCGGGGTCGCGGGGGGTCTCACCCATTCGCTGGCCATGCCTGATTCGGCCTCGCCGCTCGTCGGTGCCTCGGCCGGCGTATCGGGGCTCGTGGGCGCCTATCTTATGCTCCACCCCAATGTCCGGATCTGGGTACTGATGTTCCTGCGCGTGCCGCTGCGGGTGCCCGCAGCCTGGCCGCTCGGCGCGTGGATCGGCTTTCAGCTCTGGAGCCTGGCCACCACGACCGACCAGGAAACCGCCTGGTGGGCGCATATTGGCGGCCTTGTGGCGGGAGCCGTGCTCGTGGTGTTCATGCGCCGAAAGGGCGTACCGCTGTGGGTTACGACCCGCGACGGCACGCCGGAAGGAACACCGCCGGTCTGA